The genomic interval tttCTGATGAGATTTTATTTATGGTAGCTTCTCATCTAGTGTCAGTAGAGCTGGGATCACACATTAATTCTGAAGATAAGAGTGGCGGTTCATTTGCTCCGAGTCTTTGGCACGCTATTTTACTGTAGTTAAGTTACACGACTTTATTTTGTGAATCACTTTAGTTCTCTGtatcaagaaaaaaactatatataatttttatttttgtttatgtgcatttttttaagatacaGCCAGGGTTCGCGCTACCACGGTTACCGCCGCGGTAAAACGCGCCCTCCGCCGAGGCACGGCttcggtaagccgcggtaaccgagtttaaatttgaggagaatttaaaaaatttgaggaaatttaatgaaaaaatatatgttgtatatgttgatatatagtgtagttttgtcaaagaaattaatgaaaaaatatattcccggcgtaattaaaaatcataaacgagtatttcggaaaacaaaattaaaaaatagcctattgcaagtaatattttataggaagatggtcaagaatatatgaatatattatgttgagtcattattaatttacactagacacttgggtacataatgttgaaatacaaatatacaacgatggatatatgaaaaatatatatagagaaaaattatacgtgtaTCTTAGTACATAcgtaatagttttatttgtaataatgagCAATAGGTGTAGTTGTGACGCagtaatcaaaatgaagttgtcgttacttgttattggagtgaattatttggtgaagtgTGATAtgccggtgtatgtttgtatgttgcaatatcaaaaatttagaaaatgtcatgtgaaattttcttgtttttcctataacatgtcctattgtcataaatatagtcacaaaatattttcctatttttcatgtatttttttagattttttaaagtttttttgcatttgacatcacatccgcggtctcctcgcggtaaccgcggttttggcTATAAAAACTgcgcggtaagccgcggtaaccgctgTTCTCATGTGTTGTTACAGCAAGTAGTTACCGCGGTTTTcgcggcttaccgcgcggtaaccgcggcaAACCGcacgagtttaaattcaaatgttttggattcaaattcatcacgTTTTTGTGGTTTTTGCGATTACCGTCCGGGATCCGCGGAAGCGCGGTACCGCGGTTTTGGTGGCTTGCGCGGTAAGGGAACCTTGGATACAGCTACACTAGATAGGATCAAATATGAGCAATGTTAAAGAAGCAGGGTATGCAACGAATACTAGGCACCATACAGCAACGGTTGATATTATCCTTAGGAATGGGGAAAATGAAATGACAAGTATATATCACGATCCATCTCTTCGATACGAGTGTTATACAAAGTTGTGTGTAACATAATGGCAATGTATTTACTTCATAGATTTGTCTCCTTTGGCCGTGATATTGTGCCTGACAAAATTGTTAACGCATTGCAATTATTGCTTTCCAGCCTCTGTGCCTATAGTTCCAAAACACATACGCtcaaatatgcaaattctTTCTTGACTGTCAAAAAAGGGGTACTGAACAAAAGAATTTATGATGCAGCAGataggtttttattttttacaatgcTCATGAGGATTGAGtaaaaagttcttttttaCCTGGTTTCAGATAAGACACCTTGGCTTCTAAGCAAGTATCgcttctgtttcatattataagatgttttaagCCTCCCTAGAATCATatgatgctaatgaatttagatacatatataaaacatatttgttgatctataaataaatctaaagccaaaaaaatattataatatggaacgagTGGAGTACTTCACTCTTTTCTGAGTAATATAATCTGATGTACTGAAACTGTGGCCAATTTAACTCTGTTGgtatttgttttccttttataGGGATAATCCATTCCCTGCTGCTCCAGGCAAAGGATGTAACCAAGAATGTTCCTCTCTTTTATTCTCTCCCATAGTGATGGATGAACTTGCAGAAATGCTCCCCTGAGCCGATGCTGTGCTTCTACCTTGATCTGCTTAGCATGCATCACATTATTGCGTGTTCTTTTGCACTTTGGTATCATTAGTATTATGCTGTGCGCCCGAGCTACgaataaaacaacatatttacaaataaaaataattaatgaataaaacttgtatatacgtgttcttagaaatctaaaagccaagactaaaaataaaatataatgaaaaaaaacctaaagcctactttaaatttaaggttaatgttagaagttcaaaatttagcttatagatatgcaaaagcgaaaagatcgGCCGTAAATCTTGGTGCAGAGGCAGTCAGGCAGAAACCTATACTTCTTTTTATCAAAAAGAGAAACCCCCACACTTGTCTATTCACCTTATCTAATCCACAAAGAACCACAATCAAACTTGAGCAAACATAGTGTATGGCGAAGGGGACAAATGCATAAAGAGGCATTCTGCTGGTCTGATTGAATGACTTGAATCACATATTCAAACTCATCAAACTTCACTGTTTTTCTCATAGCTGACAATTTTTGTTGCCGAAAATCCTTATCTTCATGATTAACATCAGAAATAGACAAACATATTGCCTCCAGGTTTTGGAACGGAAGAACTATAGTATAAAAGAATCtccaaaattataatacaaaaGCATACAGTATACCCTCAGGTATCCACACCAAATGACAGGGttatggaaaataaacttatatactGAACAAACCATTTACAGTTTTGAACTATACAGTGTATAGTAAGATATGCCTGTACAGGACTAATCTTACATGTCTACGTCTGTGCCTTTCTAGACAAAAGGTTGGACATTTGTGGGAAgagtgttttctttttccttgacTTCTGATCTGTTACTGTAACAAAGTCATCCATGCTATTGTTTGACATTGGTGATTTTGGTTCATCATCTTCCTGGTAAGAAACCTTCTGTTCAGGTAGTCTCACAGGTGAAGCACTCCAAGGATTAGCTACATGTTTTGCAGCTTTCCGGCGCTGCTCAAGCTCTGCTCTCCATTTCCTCAGTTCCTGCTCAGCACCAAGCTTTCCCTCCTTTGCCCTTTCGGCCCTCTCCAATGCGATTTCAAGAGCATCCTTCTTCTGGTGCATCTCTTTGGCTGCTTCATGAACTCTTTCCAGGGTCCTTGTTTCAGACTCTTTTGCCAACTCTATTTGCGTCAATGCCACGACAACCCTCTCGTTTGCAAGCTCTTCAGCTTCATAGACCCTCTTGCTTAGAGAATGGTATTCACTTATGGGAAGTGTAATGGTTCTAGGAGAATCTTCAACACTACTTGTCTCCTCGCTCTCTTGCAATGCTTGAGCTGCCACAAGTGCTAGCTTCTCAGATGCTTTAGAGGCCTCTATCTCTTTCAGAACGGCGTGCAACCTGGTCTCCACagttgcagcagcagccttGGTTTGCTCGGCATCTTCTTTTGCCTTCCTCAGTTCTTCTTGTGCAGAATGAGCTGCAACCTTGGCATCATCTGCCTCCTGAGCTGCTTGCTGCAGAATCTTTGGAAGCTCCACCATTTTTTCGCGAGTTTCTACTTCCTTCTTGTGCACCATTTCTATGTCTTCTTTTGTCCTGTTGAGATCAGCTTCAAGAGAAGAAACTGTGATGGATGCCATACCCTCTTGCTGGTGCAATGTAACAAGTGAAGCTTTCTCCTTATCCAGCTCTGACCTAAGTGATTCTGCAATAGCTCTTATTAAGTTGGTTTCGTCTTTTGCTTTTTCAATATTTCCTCTAACCCCCTCAAGCTCCCTTCTTATTGAAGCAAGAGCTCGCTTGATTGACCGACTAATTTCTTTAGCCTCATCAGAACCATCATCCTCAACCACTCCAGCTTCTTCATTCAGTTTGTTTCCCATATAGGCAGCCAGCTCAGTACCGAGGCTTTGTAGCATGCGCATATTTTCATCAAGTTTGGACTGCACATCAGTTTTTGATACAAGTTGCATGTTGAGTTGCTGCAACTCCTCTTGTGCTTGTTGCAGTTCCTTCTCCCAAGACAGGCAATCCTGCTCTTTTGCCAAAGCTGCCCCAAGCCTGTGTTCTTCTGCTTCGTGGTGCGCGGCATGGGCCGACTCAAGAGACTCTTTGATTGCGATAAGTTCTAAAGTGAGTTCTTCAACTCGCTTCTCAGTCTCCTTTGCAGCAGAAACAGCTTCCTCGGCTCTTTTGGCTGCTATGTCCCTTTCACTAGCTAAAACGGTATGCCTTTCATGTGTTGATTCCATCTCGTCCTTCACCAACTTCAGTTCCTCAACAGCCTTTTGATGTCTTTCTTTAGCAACTGTCATTTGTGTTTGGGCTATTACACTAGCCTCGTCGTCAATCCCCTGCTCCATTTCTTGTGCTCTCAGCTGTGCAAGTTCAGAATCCTGCTTTGCCTGATCCATGTCAATCTCTGCTCTCTCCAGCTTGTGTTTCAGTTCCTCTACAAGTCTCCTAGTTCTCTCTAGCTCCTCAACCACTTGTAACTTGGCCATCTCAGCTGCCTCTGAATCTTGTTTGAATTGTGGAATCTCTTGTTGAGCCTTGTCAAGTTCAAGTTGCATGACCCTGTGTCTCTGCATAAAAAGCAAATTCCTTAACAACGGTAGTCTATATGAGAAAAATTTGACCATCTTATTGATTGAACAGCAGTGAGCAGAAGTATATTGTGCCCTCTATTGTTGCTCATAAAAAGCATGTAAATGCATATGAACTACGCAAAGTTGCATCTTTAACCATAATCAATGGTGCAGTTTTAAACAAATCAGTATTACCTCTAGTGTCTGAGATCTGTACGCTTTCCAATCAACAATTCCTCCAAACTTGGTGACAGCCTCTCTAACTGATTCAAACGGTGCAGCAGTGTCAACAAGAGCTCTATACGGACTTTCAGGTCTTGTCTCTGTTTCGGTCTTTATGTTTGTGGTAGCAGCAATGTTCTCTTCATGATCCCTCTTGTCTTGTTTTGGTTTTAATTCATCTGGAATAGCATTCTCATTGGTTGAACCATTTTCAGATATATTGTTGACTTCAGCCTTACTTGTTGAAGTAGGAAGGTCTGTCTTATCTTTCAAAGGATCATCAGATTCCTGAGCTGAGGGTACAGCATGAACTTGAGGAGCCTTTGAGCCCTCTGTGTTTTCTGTCAAATTGTGGGGTAACCCTTTTCGTGTTTCCAACGGTGAATCTGGATTCTCAACGGGAACTGATGATGGCTCTTCACCATTCTGTATTCTTGCAATCCCATGACCATTGCTATTAAGAACTTCCATGGTAGCAGAATAAACTGTTTATTTACTCCTGCACTATTTGTTTAGCAGGATTAGTCTACTCCACTCCCAAAGCTTAATTTGATCACAATATTCCtcctataaacatttttttca from Oryza brachyantha chromosome 3, ObraRS2, whole genome shotgun sequence carries:
- the LOC102712974 gene encoding protein WEAK CHLOROPLAST MOVEMENT UNDER BLUE LIGHT 1-like, encoding MEVLNSNGHGIARIQNGEEPSSVPVENPDSPLETRKGLPHNLTENTEGSKAPQVHAVPSAQESDDPLKDKTDLPTSTSKAEVNNISENGSTNENAIPDELKPKQDKRDHEENIAATTNIKTETETRPESPYRALVDTAAPFESVREAVTKFGGIVDWKAYRSQTLERHRVMQLELDKAQQEIPQFKQDSEAAEMAKLQVVEELERTRRLVEELKHKLERAEIDMDQAKQDSELAQLRAQEMEQGIDDEASVIAQTQMTVAKERHQKAVEELKLVKDEMESTHERHTVLASERDIAAKRAEEAVSAAKETEKRVEELTLELIAIKESLESAHAAHHEAEEHRLGAALAKEQDCLSWEKELQQAQEELQQLNMQLVSKTDVQSKLDENMRMLQSLGTELAAYMGNKLNEEAGVVEDDGSDEAKEISRSIKRALASIRRELEGVRGNIEKAKDETNLIRAIAESLRSELDKEKASLVTLHQQEGMASITVSSLEADLNRTKEDIEMVHKKEVETREKMVELPKILQQAAQEADDAKVAAHSAQEELRKAKEDAEQTKAAAATVETRLHAVLKEIEASKASEKLALVAAQALQESEETSSVEDSPRTITLPISEYHSLSKRVYEAEELANERVVVALTQIELAKESETRTLERVHEAAKEMHQKKDALEIALERAERAKEGKLGAEQELRKWRAELEQRRKAAKHVANPWSASPVRLPEQKVSYQEDDEPKSPMSNNSMDDFVTVTDQKSRKKKTLFPQMSNLLSRKAQT